A region from the Mesorhizobium sp. J8 genome encodes:
- a CDS encoding MarR family winged helix-turn-helix transcriptional regulator — protein MNIKQELPWDNPRFRNWVAVARACHVLERTLAVKLGPLDLKPAQLDVLMNLYRHPGMSQHDLARKLLVGRSNVTMLLPQLETRGLVRREGDEKDKRVLRLNLTEAGEALLMEALKVHMALIEKAMSQSTPEQCDMIGEQMRKIADVLKEA, from the coding sequence ATGAACATTAAGCAAGAGCTGCCCTGGGACAATCCTCGCTTTCGCAACTGGGTTGCGGTGGCGCGCGCCTGCCACGTGCTGGAGCGCACGCTTGCCGTGAAGCTCGGCCCGCTCGACCTCAAGCCGGCGCAGCTCGACGTGCTGATGAACCTCTACCGCCACCCCGGCATGTCGCAGCACGATCTTGCCCGAAAACTCTTGGTCGGGCGCTCCAATGTCACCATGCTGTTGCCGCAGCTTGAGACGCGCGGACTGGTGCGGCGCGAGGGCGACGAGAAGGACAAGCGCGTCCTGCGGCTGAACCTCACCGAGGCGGGCGAGGCCCTGCTGATGGAGGCGCTGAAGGTCCATATGGCGCTGATCGAGAAGGCGATGAGCCAGTCGACGCCGGAACAGTGCGACATGATCGGCGAGCAGATGCGCAAGATCGCCGACGTGCTGAAGGAAGCCTGA
- a CDS encoding alpha/beta hydrolase, giving the protein MASFGMKVIRGVFGAAEHVAPRLSGRAAFELFCRTPSVKALSDGERRAVERASGFMAEARHHRLKTRTDCVAVHEFRPEPGREPRGTVLVIHGWRSRTEYMRALIEGFRGAGYKVVSLDLPGHGHSLGRHLNMVNAVEAVRVTGEWFGPFTAVVGHSFGGAIAANAVAASVKGMPPLKAQKLVLIAAPSSLPAIFDDFSDMMNVGPRSRIAMADRVKHLSGRPLSEFTGDRQLAEAPVPTLIIHAPDDREVHADHAKRYAGAGKHVHLHWADGLGHRRILADRDVVARAVGFVTGQRESTLH; this is encoded by the coding sequence ATGGCATCATTTGGAATGAAGGTCATCCGGGGCGTTTTCGGCGCGGCCGAGCATGTTGCGCCGCGTCTCAGCGGCCGCGCCGCGTTCGAATTGTTTTGCCGGACGCCCAGCGTCAAGGCCTTGAGCGACGGCGAGCGCCGGGCCGTCGAACGCGCTTCAGGCTTCATGGCCGAGGCGCGCCATCACCGGCTGAAGACCAGGACCGATTGTGTCGCGGTGCATGAATTCCGGCCGGAGCCGGGCAGGGAACCGCGCGGCACCGTGCTCGTCATCCATGGCTGGCGCTCGCGCACCGAATATATGCGCGCTTTGATCGAAGGGTTTCGCGGCGCCGGCTACAAGGTCGTCTCGCTCGATTTGCCAGGGCATGGCCATTCGCTTGGCCGCCATCTCAACATGGTGAATGCGGTTGAGGCGGTGCGTGTCACAGGCGAGTGGTTCGGTCCTTTCACCGCCGTCGTCGGCCATTCCTTCGGCGGCGCGATTGCCGCCAACGCCGTCGCGGCCTCGGTCAAGGGCATGCCGCCGCTCAAGGCGCAGAAGCTCGTGCTGATTGCCGCGCCGAGCTCGCTCCCTGCGATCTTCGACGATTTCAGCGACATGATGAATGTCGGGCCGCGCTCTCGCATTGCCATGGCGGACAGAGTGAAGCACCTTTCCGGGCGGCCGCTCAGTGAATTCACCGGCGATCGCCAGCTTGCGGAGGCGCCGGTGCCGACGCTGATCATCCACGCGCCCGACGATCGCGAGGTCCATGCCGATCATGCGAAGCGTTACGCGGGCGCCGGCAAACATGTCCACCTGCACTGGGCCGACGGGCTCGGCCACCGGCGGATTCTCGCCGACAGGGATGTCGTTGCGCGCGCGGTGGGTTTCGTGACCGGGCAGCGCGAATCGACTCTGCACTAG
- a CDS encoding PepSY domain-containing protein: protein MRTVVLATGIAVFLAGGPAFAADDKALPPQNAKKLSEIVAKVEHRTDFRYVKEVDWDSDGYTITYYTTDKAKVQITYDPVSGEPK, encoded by the coding sequence ATGCGCACTGTTGTTTTGGCAACCGGTATCGCGGTCTTCCTGGCCGGCGGACCGGCCTTCGCGGCGGACGACAAGGCACTACCCCCGCAGAATGCCAAGAAGCTCTCGGAAATCGTCGCCAAGGTCGAGCACCGCACCGACTTCCGCTATGTGAAGGAAGTCGATTGGGATAGCGACGGCTACACCATCACCTACTACACCACGGACAAGGCCAAGGTCCAAATCACCTACGACCCCGTGAGCGGCGAACCCAAATAG
- a CDS encoding TetR/AcrR family transcriptional regulator has product MSERGRPRSFDRAAALRRAMEVFWAKGYEGASLSDLTAAMGINSPSLYAAFGSKEALFLEATDLYTRSEGTDIWSTLEEAPTARLAIEGFLTQTARAYSQTDRPQGCLIALGALHQDSTQGLICEDLRRRRAENQKALQARLDRAVAEGELPADFDCQAAATFFATVQHGMSIQARDGATHAALMATVAGAMAAWRTMAEAST; this is encoded by the coding sequence ATGTCGGAAAGGGGTCGCCCGCGAAGCTTTGATCGAGCCGCCGCCTTGCGCCGGGCGATGGAGGTTTTCTGGGCCAAGGGCTACGAGGGCGCGTCGCTCAGCGATCTGACTGCGGCCATGGGCATCAATTCGCCCAGCCTCTACGCCGCCTTCGGCAGCAAGGAAGCGCTCTTCCTCGAGGCGACCGACCTCTACACGCGCAGCGAAGGCACCGATATCTGGTCGACGCTGGAAGAGGCCCCGACGGCGCGGCTCGCGATCGAGGGGTTCCTGACGCAGACCGCCCGGGCCTATTCACAGACCGACCGACCGCAGGGGTGCCTCATCGCCCTCGGAGCCTTGCATCAGGATTCGACACAAGGGCTGATCTGCGAGGATCTGCGCCGCCGCCGCGCCGAAAATCAGAAGGCGCTTCAAGCGCGCCTGGACCGGGCGGTGGCGGAGGGCGAACTGCCTGCCGATTTCGATTGCCAGGCCGCGGCCACCTTCTTCGCCACCGTGCAGCATGGCATGTCGATCCAGGCGCGCGACGGCGCAACCCATGCCGCCCTCATGGCGACCGTTGCCGGCGCCATGGCGGCATGGCGGACGATGGCCGAGGCCAGCACCTGA
- a CDS encoding 3-oxoacyl-ACP reductase family protein, protein MSSNPLRGKAAFVTGGSRGIGAAIAKRLARDGASVALTYVNGEAQARAVVDEIDAAGGRAIAIKADGRDAQAIESAVDHAMDAFGRLDILVNSAGIWRAAPIDALSLADFDESMEVNLRAPFVASKAAARHMADGGRIISIGSNLAERVTDAGLSAYSTSKAALVGLTKALARDLGPRGITANIVHPGSTDTDMNPADGPHAEHQRRKMATPRFGEAEEIAGMVAWLASPEGRFVTGASLTIDGGANA, encoded by the coding sequence ATGTCTTCAAACCCGTTGCGCGGCAAGGCTGCATTCGTCACCGGCGGCAGCCGCGGTATCGGCGCGGCTATCGCGAAAAGACTCGCGCGCGACGGCGCGAGCGTCGCGTTGACCTACGTGAATGGTGAAGCGCAGGCGCGAGCGGTGGTCGATGAAATCGACGCGGCCGGTGGGCGCGCGATCGCCATCAAGGCCGACGGGCGCGATGCCCAGGCGATCGAGAGCGCCGTCGACCACGCGATGGATGCGTTCGGGCGGCTCGACATCCTGGTCAACAGCGCCGGCATCTGGCGTGCCGCGCCGATCGACGCCTTGTCGCTCGCCGATTTCGACGAGAGCATGGAGGTCAATCTCAGAGCGCCTTTCGTCGCCTCCAAGGCCGCCGCGCGGCATATGGCGGATGGCGGCAGGATCATCTCGATCGGCAGCAATCTGGCCGAACGCGTGACGGATGCGGGTCTCAGCGCCTATTCGACCAGCAAGGCGGCGCTGGTCGGACTGACGAAGGCTTTGGCGCGCGACCTCGGCCCGCGCGGCATCACCGCCAACATCGTTCATCCAGGCTCCACCGACACCGACATGAATCCGGCCGACGGGCCCCATGCGGAGCACCAGCGCCGGAAGATGGCGACGCCGCGCTTCGGCGAGGCAGAGGAGATCGCGGGAATGGTGGCCTGGTTGGCGAGCCCTGAAGGACGCTTCGTCACGGGGGCATCGCTGACCATCGATGGCGGCGCCAACGCCTGA
- a CDS encoding adenylate/guanylate cyclase domain-containing protein gives MAERNYTRQLATIVSIDAVGFSRLMGIDDELAVAAFEERRDIIADSCSAFGGRTFGDAGDSIMAEFGTPIEALRAAFDFQGRIVALNAAVTEDMRMPFRAGINTGDVIVREGRLYGDDVNIAARLQEFAPHDGVAISATTWHHVKDKTSAVFTDLGEFSLKNIALPVQVLIAGRGGNGPVAAASFASIPATPGHYRPIAKGPPAIAVLPFQGNGSEPDVGYMADGIAEDIIYGLSNTRWLSVIAKGSSFQFRDDSLGTRLIGNALGARYIVGGTLARSDRQIRLNASLTDTSNGRLVWSQRFDRDLVDIFSLRDQIGSEIVSILDKEVDRAEQVRTFQVPWESLETWQLVRRGRWHMNRRTRRDTDIALEFFDKAYQEDPNSSAVLNELAWWYFWRAWLRFGDSDDLEKVETLARKALLMDSLDARPHAYLGAADIMRGLPALAAEHLAEAIHINPSFAFARSAMGSAHLLLGDATGAIPFFLDTERLSPFDLYRFHNLGELAAAYCFVEDWPAAIATAERSLNLSPGYFYARFLKIGALMRSGRRDEAARELAIFMTRHPDFSEQRIRWIPFADPAKNNFLIANFDLAKSAG, from the coding sequence ATGGCTGAACGGAATTATACCCGTCAGCTTGCGACAATCGTTTCGATCGATGCCGTAGGATTCTCGCGACTGATGGGCATCGACGACGAACTTGCCGTCGCCGCCTTCGAGGAGAGGCGAGACATTATTGCCGATAGTTGCAGCGCCTTTGGCGGGCGCACGTTCGGCGATGCCGGCGACAGCATCATGGCTGAATTCGGCACCCCGATCGAAGCCCTGCGGGCGGCTTTCGATTTCCAGGGCCGGATCGTGGCGCTGAATGCCGCGGTCACCGAGGATATGCGCATGCCGTTTCGCGCCGGGATCAATACCGGCGACGTCATCGTCCGCGAAGGCCGGCTCTACGGCGACGACGTGAACATCGCAGCCCGGCTCCAGGAATTCGCGCCGCATGACGGCGTCGCCATCTCGGCGACGACATGGCACCACGTGAAGGACAAGACGTCGGCCGTCTTCACCGATCTCGGCGAATTCAGCCTGAAGAACATCGCCCTGCCGGTGCAGGTCCTGATCGCCGGCCGTGGCGGCAACGGCCCCGTCGCGGCGGCTTCCTTCGCTTCCATCCCCGCCACACCTGGCCATTATAGGCCGATCGCCAAGGGGCCGCCTGCAATCGCCGTGCTGCCGTTCCAGGGCAACGGGAGCGAACCCGATGTCGGCTACATGGCCGATGGCATCGCCGAGGACATCATATACGGGCTTTCCAACACACGCTGGCTTTCGGTCATCGCCAAGGGGTCCAGCTTCCAATTTCGCGACGACAGCCTGGGCACGAGGCTCATCGGCAATGCGCTCGGCGCGCGCTACATCGTCGGCGGCACGCTGGCGCGCTCCGACAGGCAGATACGCCTCAATGCATCGCTCACCGACACCTCGAACGGGCGCCTGGTCTGGTCGCAACGCTTCGACCGCGATCTCGTCGACATCTTCAGCCTGCGGGACCAGATCGGCAGCGAGATCGTTTCCATCCTCGACAAGGAGGTCGATCGCGCCGAGCAGGTGCGCACGTTCCAAGTGCCGTGGGAAAGCCTCGAAACCTGGCAATTGGTCAGGCGCGGCCGCTGGCACATGAACAGGCGTACCCGCCGCGACACCGACATCGCCCTCGAATTCTTCGACAAGGCCTACCAGGAAGATCCGAATTCCAGCGCCGTGCTCAACGAGCTCGCATGGTGGTATTTCTGGCGGGCATGGCTGCGTTTCGGCGACAGCGACGATCTCGAGAAAGTCGAGACGCTTGCGCGCAAGGCGCTGCTGATGGACAGCCTCGATGCGCGCCCGCATGCCTATCTCGGCGCGGCCGACATCATGCGCGGCCTTCCGGCATTGGCGGCCGAGCACCTTGCCGAGGCGATCCACATCAATCCGAGCTTTGCCTTCGCCCGCTCGGCCATGGGCAGCGCGCACCTTTTGCTTGGCGATGCGACCGGGGCGATACCGTTCTTCCTCGACACCGAGCGGTTGAGTCCGTTCGACCTCTATCGATTCCACAATCTGGGGGAACTGGCCGCGGCCTATTGCTTCGTCGAGGACTGGCCGGCCGCGATCGCCACCGCAGAGCGCTCGCTCAACCTGTCGCCGGGCTACTTCTACGCAAGGTTCCTCAAGATAGGTGCGCTGATGAGAAGCGGCCGGCGCGACGAGGCGGCGCGCGAGCTTGCGATTTTCATGACCAGGCATCCCGATTTTTCCGAGCAAAGGATACGTTGGATACCGTTCGCGGACCCGGCAAAGAACAATTTCCTGATCGCCAATTTCGATCTGGCCAAGTCTGCCGGATGA
- a CDS encoding L,D-transpeptidase family protein: MKILGNKKAVLPIAIAATLALGQQPASAQGLFDMLFGGGIRHNPQGEFPPPPKPRKIRPSVPAGEGGGARISSPTYNTYRADKLVRVDFKALLPAPQPATAQDAAFVPSVTSNSFRDAVAGLSDYELFAEPDIAKALVAYYSANPDFIWVSDNAPNSRAQDALRVLGEAASFGLTPADYSVDVPAAASSATPEERTKELARFEMALSARVLRYAHDAQSGRVDPNRMTGYYDFPAKPFDLEGALKTLAHTQEVRTYLESRHPQNAEYQALRVELETLEASEENEIVVDPKLLLKPGESSPELPKLLTLISRNLDDEMGGNYGEVLARLGKSELYDPELVPVIKAVQQRAGMKGDGVIGPRTVASLAGTSKADKIEKVKVALEELRWMPSDLGSPRVFINQPAFTASYIDNGEEKLKTRAVIGRVTNQTAFFYNQIKQVDFHPYWGVPQSIIVNEMLPRLRSDPGYLDRAGYEVTDARGKRIPSSEVDWGAYGAKIPFSVRQQPSEANALGELKILFPNKHAIYMHDTPQKSFFARDMRALSHGCVRLQDPRGMAAAVLGTTVDDIAEKLKHGHSTENVTRVIPVYVAYFTAWPDMSGKVEYFDDVYDRDSKLIQALDATEAVRTPSS; encoded by the coding sequence ATGAAAATCCTCGGGAACAAAAAGGCCGTCCTGCCGATCGCGATTGCGGCGACGCTTGCCCTCGGGCAGCAGCCGGCAAGCGCGCAAGGGCTGTTCGACATGCTGTTCGGCGGCGGCATCCGGCACAACCCGCAAGGCGAATTTCCGCCACCGCCCAAGCCGCGCAAGATTCGGCCGAGCGTCCCAGCCGGAGAGGGTGGTGGCGCCAGGATCAGCAGCCCGACTTACAACACCTACAGGGCCGACAAGCTTGTGCGGGTCGATTTCAAGGCGCTGCTGCCGGCGCCGCAGCCGGCGACCGCGCAGGACGCCGCCTTTGTCCCGTCGGTGACGAGCAACAGCTTCCGCGATGCCGTCGCAGGCTTGAGCGACTACGAGCTGTTCGCCGAGCCCGACATCGCCAAGGCGCTGGTCGCCTATTATTCGGCCAATCCGGATTTCATCTGGGTGAGCGACAACGCCCCCAACAGCAGGGCGCAAGACGCGCTGCGTGTGCTTGGCGAGGCGGCGAGTTTCGGTCTGACGCCGGCCGACTACTCCGTCGATGTTCCGGCTGCCGCCAGTTCCGCCACACCGGAAGAGCGGACCAAGGAACTGGCGCGCTTCGAGATGGCGCTGTCGGCGCGCGTGCTGCGCTATGCGCATGATGCCCAGAGCGGCCGCGTCGACCCCAACCGGATGACCGGTTACTACGATTTCCCAGCCAAGCCCTTCGATCTGGAAGGCGCGCTGAAGACACTGGCGCATACCCAGGAGGTCCGCACTTATCTCGAATCGCGGCACCCGCAGAATGCCGAATACCAGGCGCTGCGCGTCGAACTGGAAACGCTCGAGGCCAGCGAGGAAAACGAGATCGTCGTCGATCCCAAATTGCTGCTCAAGCCCGGCGAGAGCAGTCCCGAACTGCCGAAGTTGCTGACGCTGATTTCGCGCAATCTCGACGATGAGATGGGCGGCAATTACGGCGAGGTGCTCGCCAGGCTTGGCAAGAGCGAGCTCTACGATCCCGAGCTGGTGCCGGTGATCAAGGCCGTGCAGCAGCGCGCCGGCATGAAGGGCGATGGAGTCATCGGCCCTCGCACCGTTGCTTCGCTGGCCGGCACGTCGAAGGCCGACAAGATCGAGAAGGTCAAGGTGGCGCTCGAGGAACTGCGCTGGATGCCGTCGGATCTCGGCAGCCCGCGCGTCTTCATCAACCAGCCGGCCTTCACCGCCAGCTATATCGACAATGGCGAGGAGAAGCTGAAGACCCGCGCGGTCATCGGCCGGGTCACCAACCAGACCGCCTTCTTCTACAACCAGATCAAGCAGGTCGACTTCCATCCCTATTGGGGCGTGCCGCAGTCGATCATCGTCAATGAGATGCTGCCGAGGCTGCGCAGCGATCCGGGCTATCTCGACCGTGCCGGCTACGAGGTGACGGACGCACGCGGCAAGCGCATTCCCTCCTCGGAGGTCGATTGGGGTGCATATGGCGCTAAAATCCCCTTCAGCGTGCGTCAGCAGCCGAGCGAAGCGAATGCCCTGGGTGAATTGAAGATCCTCTTCCCCAACAAGCATGCCATCTACATGCACGACACGCCGCAGAAGTCGTTCTTCGCACGCGACATGCGCGCGCTCAGCCATGGCTGTGTCCGTTTGCAGGACCCGCGCGGCATGGCCGCCGCCGTGCTCGGCACAACGGTCGATGATATCGCCGAGAAGCTGAAGCACGGCCATTCCACCGAGAATGTCACGCGCGTCATCCCGGTCTATGTCGCCTATTTCACCGCATGGCCGGACATGTCGGGCAAAGTCGAGTATTTCGACGACGTCTATGACCGCGATTCCAAGCTGATACAGGCGCTGGACGCGACCGAAGCGGTGCGCACGCCGTCAAGCTGA
- a CDS encoding gamma-butyrobetaine hydroxylase-like domain-containing protein, producing the protein MTAPKELRVSKDRKLLTVTFPGHHPFELPAEFLRVVSPSAEVQGHSPEQRVTVPGKRNVAILKIEPVGNYAVRITFDDFHDTGIFTWNYLHTLGHEKEERWNAYLAELAEKGLSRDR; encoded by the coding sequence ATGACCGCGCCAAAGGAACTCAGGGTCTCGAAGGACCGCAAGCTCTTGACTGTGACCTTTCCCGGCCACCACCCCTTCGAATTGCCGGCGGAGTTCCTGCGTGTGGTTTCGCCGTCGGCGGAAGTGCAAGGCCATTCGCCGGAGCAGCGGGTGACGGTCCCCGGCAAGCGCAATGTCGCGATCCTCAAGATCGAGCCGGTCGGCAATTATGCGGTGCGCATCACTTTCGACGATTTCCACGACACCGGCATCTTCACCTGGAACTATCTGCATACGCTCGGCCATGAAAAGGAAGAGCGTTGGAACGCCTATCTTGCCGAGTTGGCCGAGAAGGGGCTGAGCCGGGACCGTTAG
- a CDS encoding pyridoxamine 5'-phosphate oxidase family protein, with translation MSRITSVEQLEALYGLPGEASVVKELDHVIPEYAAFIEASPFVALATSGPEGLDCSPRGDLAGFVRIVDDKTLMMPDRRGNNRADSLKNIIRDPRVGLLFLVPGSGTTLRVNGRAHITTDTGLCASFTVDGKPARSVTVVDVDTVYFQCARAIVRSDLWNPARHVDPKSLPTPGQILEVTSRKNIDGQKYDQEWPERAKKTMW, from the coding sequence ATGTCGCGCATCACATCCGTCGAACAGCTCGAGGCGCTTTACGGGCTGCCGGGCGAGGCTTCGGTCGTCAAGGAACTCGACCATGTGATTCCTGAATATGCCGCCTTCATCGAGGCCTCGCCCTTCGTGGCGCTGGCGACCAGCGGACCCGAGGGACTCGACTGCTCGCCGCGCGGCGATCTCGCCGGCTTCGTGCGCATCGTCGACGACAAGACGCTGATGATGCCCGATAGGCGCGGCAACAACCGCGCTGATTCGCTGAAGAACATCATTCGCGATCCGCGCGTCGGGCTGCTCTTCCTGGTGCCGGGCTCGGGCACCACGCTGCGCGTCAACGGCCGTGCTCATATCACGACCGATACCGGACTTTGCGCGTCCTTCACGGTGGACGGCAAGCCGGCCCGCTCAGTCACCGTCGTCGATGTCGACACGGTCTACTTCCAGTGTGCCCGCGCCATCGTGCGCTCGGACCTCTGGAACCCGGCCAGGCATGTCGACCCGAAGTCTTTGCCAACGCCCGGCCAGATCCTCGAGGTCACCAGCCGCAAGAACATCGACGGCCAGAAGTACGACCAGGAATGGCCGGAAAGAGCAAAGAAGACGATGTGGTGA
- the moaA gene encoding GTP 3',8-cyclase MoaA, whose protein sequence is MDMIDPFGRTISYLRVSVTDRCDFRCTYCMAEDMTFLPKKDLLSLEELDRLCTVFIEKGVKKLRLTGGEPLVRKNIMHLVRQLSRHLDSGALDELTLTTNGSQLSRFAAELADCGVKRINVSLDTLDAEKFHQITRWGNLGKVMEGIDAAQKAGLKIKLNAVALRDFNDAEIPELMRWAHGRGMDLTLIETMPMGEIEADRTDQYLPLSLLRASLERQFTLSDIPYKTGGPARYVHVSETGGRLGFITPMTHNFCESCNRVRLTCTGTLYMCLGQEDAADLRAPLRASEGNELLEAAIDEAIGRKPKGHDFIIDRRTSRPSVSRHMSVTGG, encoded by the coding sequence ATGGACATGATCGACCCCTTCGGTCGCACGATCAGCTATCTGCGCGTATCGGTCACCGACCGCTGCGATTTCCGCTGCACCTATTGCATGGCCGAGGACATGACCTTCCTGCCGAAGAAGGATCTGCTGTCCTTGGAAGAGCTCGACCGGCTCTGCACCGTTTTCATCGAGAAAGGCGTGAAGAAGCTGCGGCTGACCGGCGGGGAGCCGCTGGTGCGCAAGAACATCATGCATCTGGTGCGTCAGCTTTCGCGGCATCTGGACAGCGGTGCGCTGGACGAATTGACGCTGACCACCAACGGCTCGCAGCTTTCGCGCTTTGCCGCCGAACTCGCCGATTGCGGTGTCAAGCGCATTAACGTCTCGCTTGACACGCTGGATGCCGAAAAGTTCCACCAGATCACGCGCTGGGGCAATCTCGGCAAGGTCATGGAAGGCATCGACGCCGCGCAGAAGGCAGGGTTGAAGATCAAGCTCAATGCGGTCGCGCTACGCGATTTCAACGACGCCGAGATTCCCGAGCTGATGCGCTGGGCGCATGGCCGCGGCATGGACCTCACTCTCATCGAGACCATGCCGATGGGCGAGATCGAGGCCGACCGAACCGACCAGTATCTGCCGTTGTCGCTGCTGCGCGCCTCGCTGGAGCGCCAGTTCACGCTCTCCGACATTCCTTACAAGACCGGCGGCCCTGCCCGCTATGTCCATGTCTCGGAGACCGGCGGCCGGCTCGGCTTCATCACGCCGATGACGCATAATTTCTGCGAGAGCTGCAACCGCGTGCGGCTGACCTGCACGGGCACCCTGTATATGTGCCTCGGCCAGGAGGACGCCGCCGACCTTAGGGCGCCGTTGCGCGCCTCCGAGGGCAATGAGCTGCTCGAGGCGGCCATCGACGAG
- the plsY gene encoding glycerol-3-phosphate 1-O-acyltransferase PlsY gives MIFWIASAVGLAIAYLLGSTPSGYLAGRLLKDIDIREHGSKSTGATNVLRTLGKWPALAVLLVDILKGVAAIVFARWFYPWCYTISSIAPATPLELQIWVSWAVCLAGLAVLLGHGRSVWLNFTGGKSAATGLGVLLAMSWPVGLGAVTAFAVTLALFRIVSLSSMLGALTAVALVCGLEQPLPYRLLVIGGSLYVILRHRANIQRLLAGTEPRLGHSSKERGAARP, from the coding sequence ATGATTTTCTGGATAGCGAGCGCGGTTGGATTGGCGATCGCCTATCTCCTCGGTTCGACGCCTTCCGGGTACCTGGCCGGCAGACTGCTCAAGGACATCGACATCCGCGAGCACGGCTCCAAATCGACCGGCGCGACCAATGTGCTCAGAACCCTGGGAAAATGGCCCGCGCTGGCGGTGCTGCTGGTCGATATACTGAAAGGCGTGGCGGCGATCGTCTTTGCCCGCTGGTTTTATCCCTGGTGCTACACGATATCGTCCATCGCGCCAGCGACCCCGCTTGAACTTCAAATCTGGGTGTCTTGGGCCGTATGCCTTGCCGGACTCGCCGTGTTGCTTGGGCACGGCCGCTCGGTCTGGTTGAATTTCACGGGCGGAAAATCCGCGGCGACAGGATTGGGCGTGCTGCTGGCCATGTCATGGCCCGTAGGATTGGGTGCCGTGACGGCATTTGCCGTCACGCTGGCGCTTTTCCGGATCGTTTCCCTCAGCTCGATGCTGGGGGCGCTGACGGCAGTCGCGCTTGTCTGCGGCTTGGAGCAACCATTGCCCTATCGCTTGCTGGTGATCGGGGGCAGCCTCTACGTGATCTTGCGCCACCGCGCCAACATCCAGCGGCTGCTGGCCGGAACGGAGCCGCGCCTTGGCCATAGCAGCAAGGAACGGGGCGCGGCGCGTCCCTAG
- a CDS encoding rhodanese-like domain-containing protein, producing the protein MKKGYRQLLDEANAEIEVVSPEEAAGLLEDDGTIFIDLRDPREIERDGKIPGAKNVTRGMLEFWIDPESPYHKPFFASGKTFVFFCAGGWRSALAAKTAQDMGLTPVKHILGGYTAWKAAGLPVEPGQKKKAD; encoded by the coding sequence GTGAAGAAAGGGTATCGCCAGCTTCTCGACGAGGCGAATGCCGAGATCGAGGTCGTGTCGCCGGAGGAGGCAGCGGGGCTGCTGGAGGATGACGGGACGATCTTCATCGATTTGCGCGACCCACGCGAGATCGAGCGCGACGGCAAGATACCCGGCGCCAAGAATGTGACGCGCGGCATGCTGGAATTCTGGATCGATCCCGAAAGCCCCTACCACAAGCCGTTCTTCGCAAGCGGCAAGACCTTCGTCTTCTTCTGCGCCGGCGGCTGGCGCTCGGCCCTAGCCGCCAAGACGGCGCAGGACATGGGCCTGACGCCGGTCAAGCACATCCTCGGCGGCTACACCGCCTGGAAGGCGGCCGGCCTGCCGGTAGAGCCGGGACAGAAAAAGAAGGCGGACTGA